The window GCCCGTCGGTCATCGGCGATCGTGCTCGAATCGCCGCCGACGCGTTCATCGAGCGTTCGATCCTGTGGGACGACGTCGTGGTCGGTGAGGGCGCGCATCTCGACTACGCAATCATCGGCAACAGCTATCAGATCGCGCGCGGCGCCAAAGTCAACGGCGTCATCATCGCGAACGGCGAGCGCGTCGCGGGCTAAGCTCTAGCCGGATCGTTCCGCCGCAACAACGAGGAGCATGCTCGACATGCTGCTCGGTTTGGTCTTTCCGCGCACCTGTATCGGATGCGATCGAGACGATGTGCTCCTGTGCTCGCAGTGCGCCCGGAGTGACGAGAATGCCCACACGAGCGTGCTTGCGGGCTTGCTCGTTCGTTCATGCGTCCCGTACGCCGGCGCCGTGCGTGATGCAATCACCGGCTTCAAGCACGGACGCCGCGCGTTTGCACGCGATCTAGCCGCGATTCTGATCCCGTTCGTCGACGCGGACATGACCTTGATTCCTGTCCCGACCACGCGGCGGCGACGCGCAGAGCGCGGTTTCGATCAGACCGTCGTGCTCGCGCGCGTCTTGCACCGCGAGTGCGGAGTCGGCGTATCAGAATTGCTCGGACGGCGGGGTGCCGGCGCGCAGCAAGGGCGCTCGCGCGCGGAGCGTCTTGCCGCGACCGGGCGGTTTTTCGTGCGCCCGAAACGGGCTGCATCCCGGGGCAGATTTGTTCTGTTCGATGATGTGCGCACGACGGGTGCAACGCTCGCCGATGCGGCGGGGACACTCGAGCGTAGCGGCCTGTGCGTCTCCGAAGCACTGACGCTCGCGTGGGCACCAAGGGAGAACTCGTGAAAGCGATCTGGAACGGCAAGGTCGTCGCCGAAAGCAACGATACGGTCGAAGTCGAGGGGAATCAGTATTTTCCGCGCACGTCGGTCAAAAGCGACTATCTCAAAGAATCACCGACGCACACGACCTGTCCGTGGAAGGGCGTTGCGAGCTATTACACGCTCGACGTCGACGGAAAGCAGAATGAAGACGCCGTGTGGTACTATCCGACGCCGAAAGACGAAGCAAAAATGGTTACCGATCGCGTCGCGTTTTGGCGCGGCGTCGAGGTTGTGCCGTAGCCTTCAATCCGTATCTTGCGCGAGCATGCGAACTCGCGCAGCGCGGCCTCGGTAGTACCTCACCGAATCCGCCCGTCGGTGCCGTCATCGTGCGCGACGGCATGACGCTCGGCGAAGGCTATCATCACGTTCGTGGTGCGCCGCACGCCGAGGTCGAGGCGCTCGCGGCCGCACGTGCCGCCGGTTGCGACGTGCGTGGAGCAACGCTCTACGTTTCGCTGGAGCCATGTAACCATCAGGGCGCAACGCCGCCCTGCACGGATGCGATCGTCGCGGCCGGAATCGCGCGCGTTACGATCGGCGCCGCAGATCCGAATCCGAAAACGAATCGTGCGGGCATCGAGCGCTTGCGCGCGAGCGGCATCGACGTCGCGCTTGTCGAGGATACATGGTCACGCGAGCTGATCGAGCAATTTCGCGTGTCGATTCGTTCACCGCGTCCGTACGTTACGCTCAAAATGGCCGCGTCGCTGGACGGATATGTTGCGCCTAAAGCCGGCTCGCACTGGTTGACCGGACCGCAAGCGCGTGAGCGCGTTCGCGAGCTGCGTTTTTGGCATGATGCGGTCATGGTCGGAGCCGGCACGGCGCGCGTCGACGATCCGCAGCTCACCGTTCGTCCGCCGCACGCACGCATGCATCCCTACGTGCGCGTCATCGTTTGCGAGGAGCACGCGATTCCATCGAGCTCGCGCGTCTTTCTCGGGGAACAAGGATATACGCGCACGATTCTGCTTGCGCCGTCCGGTGCTCGTAACGAATTCGGCGAGCTCGAAAGCCGCGCCGAATGCATTTTCGTCGGGCCAAAGAACGCGGGGCGGCTCGATATCGGTGAAGGCCTCGTCGCCTTGAAGGCTGCGGGGATCTCGAGCGTCCTATGCGAGGGTGGACCGACGTTCGCCGCGTTGCTGCTTGCGGGGGGGTTCGTTGACCGGCTGGTGTGGCTCGTCGCGCCGGTGTTCTTGCGGAATCCGCAAGCCGTCCCCGCCCTGGCCGGAGACGTCGCTGGGAAGCTCGACGACTGGCGTTTCGAGAGCGTCGAGCGTTGTGGAGACGATTTGCTCTTGACGGCGAAACTAAGCCCCGATGTTTAGCGGATTAATTGGATTTCGCGGTACCGTCGTTGCAAACGAGGATCGTCATGGTGGCCGCCATCTCGTCATTTCGGCTCCTGAGGCGATCGCGGACGGGATCGAGCCCAAAGACTCGGTTGCCATAAATGGCGTCTGCCTCACGGCGACCTCGGTCGGGAAAGAGCGGATCGCGTTCGATATCGTCCCTGAGACCGTCGGGCGCACGACACTGAGCACCCTGCACGAGGGCGACCGCGTCAACGTGGAGCTTTCGCTCAAGATGGGTGACCGTCTGGGCGGACACTTCGTCTACGGCCACGTCGATGCAGTGGCGCAGATCCTCGAACGCCGGCCCGAGGGCCAGGGCGAACGCATCGTTATCGCGACGCCGCCGTCCCTGGCGCGCTACATTATCGAGAAGGGCTACGTCGCGATCGACGGCGTCTCACTGACGATCGCCGCGGTCGATCAGAACCGCTTCGAGATCGCGCTGATCCCGGAGACCGCCGCCCGCACCACCCTCGGTAGCCGGCCGGCCGGCAAGCACGTCAACGTCGAGGTCGACCCGATCGCGCGCTACGCCCTCGGCGAAGCGCCCCTGCCCAGCCTTACGGGTTGAGGACCGCGTGTCATCCCGAGCGTAGGCGCGCATAGCGCGCCGTAGTCGAGGGACCGGCCACATCTCAAGCATATAAACTTGACAACTGTTAAGTCCAGGCATAGCCTGGGCTCGTGGGACAACGTTTCGCAGAAGATCTGAACGAGGCCATGAAGGCAGCCGGTCTGACGGCTGCCGAGCTGGCTGAACGAAGCGGCCTAACCGAGGCCGCGATCTCGCTCTTGCGTGCCGGCCGTCGCTCGCCGACGCTCGATTCGGCGCGCCGGCTTTCTTCGGTACTGCCGGCTCTCGCCGAGCGGCTGCGTTCCGACATGGACACGCCGAACCCGTTCGACGCGATCGAATCCGCAATCGCCGACGTCCGGGCCGGCAAGATGGTCGTCGTCCTCGATGACGAGGATCGTGAAAACGAAGGCGATCTCGTTATGGCCGCGCAGCTCGTGACCGCTGACGCGATCAACTTCATGCGCAAAGAAGGCGGTGGACTGATCTGCGTGCCGATGCTCGGCGAACGGCTCGACGAGCTTCACATTCCGCCGATGGTCCGCGAAAATTCATCGCTGCACGAAACGGCCTTCTCAGTGTCCGTCGAAGCGCGGGGACGCACGACGACCGGGATCTCCGCGCAGGATCGCGCTGCGACGATTCAAGCGCTGCTGGATCCGACGTCGCGGTCGACGGATTTCTTGCGTCCCGGTCACACCTTTCCGTTACGTGCACGCGACGGCGGAGTGCTGGTACGCGTCGGGCAAACCGAAGCCGCGGTCGACCTTGCCCGGCTTGCGAATTTGTATCCCGCGGGCGTCATCTGCGAGATCATGGATGATGACGGAACGATGATGCGGCTACCGGCGTTAAAAGAGTTCGCGAAGAAGCACCAGCTCAAACTGATCACGGTCAAAGATCTGATTGCGTACCGCATGCGCACGGAAAAATTGGTCGAGCGTATTGCAGAATTCGATCTCCCGACGCCGTTCGGTGTTTTTCGCGGATATGCGTACGAAAGTAAGATCGATGGGATCGCGCACGTCGCACTCGTCATGGGCGACGTCGGCGACGGAAAAGACATTCTGGTACGCGTGCATTCGGAGTGCTTGACCGGCGATGCGCTGCACTCGATTCGATGCGATTGCGGCGCGCAGCGCGATGCGGCGCTCGAAAAGATCGCGAAAGCAAAACGCGGCGTTTTTCTCTACCTTCACCAGGAAGGCCGTGGAATCGGACTTGCCAACAAGCTGCGCGCGTACGCGTTGCAGGACGGCGGCGCCGATACGGTCGAGGCGAATCTCGCGCTCGGGCTTCCCGTCGACAAACGCGACTACGGCATCGGCTCGCAGATCCTCAACGATCTGGGTGTACGTGAGATGAAGCTGCTTACGAACAACCCGAAGAAAATCGCGGGGCTCGAAGGCTATGGCTTGCGCATCCTCGAGTGGATTCCGCTCATGACGGAGCCGACGGAATTCAACGCGCGCTACCTCGATACGAAACGCGAGAAGATGGGACACGTCTTCACCGCGTGAAAATCGAAGAGCGCAATACCAAATCGCTGCCGCAAATCAGCGGAAAACGCATTGCTCTGCTGGTCGCGCGCTTCTACGACGATCTTGCAGCGCAGCTCGAAGGCGGCGCTCAACGTGCGCTGGCAGCCTGCGGCGTCGATGCAACCGACGTCGTGACATACGACCTTCCCGGCTGCTTTGAGATTCCACTCGCGGCGAAGCTCGCGTTCGAGCGCGGTTTCGATGCGTGTGTTGCACTAGGCGTTGTCATTCGCGGCGAGACGCCGCACTTCGATTACGTCGCCGGGGAATGTGCGCGCGGGATCATGGACGCTCAGCTCGCCGCCGGCAAGCCGATCGGCTTCGGAATCCTGACGACGAACACGCGCGAGCAAGCCGAAGAGCGCGCGGATCCCGAGCGTGGCGACAAGGGTTTCGAGGCCGCCGTGGCCGCTGCGACCCTCCTGGCGCTCCCGGCCGCCTAGTTCCCAAGAAAAGGCCTGTTTGCCCGGGGAGCTTTCTTGCCAATCCCCTGGGCCCTCGCTTATACTGCTGGCCTACGGTATGAAACCGGGGGTCCTATCTTTTGCCCGGACAGGGGCAAAGCGGCGGCAACTCGGCGGTCCGGGAGGTTCTGGTGGAAGACAAAAGTATCGCGTGCAAGGACTGTGGGGTCAATTTCACTTTCACGGTTCGTGAACAGCAATTCTACGTCGAAAAGGGTTTCGAGAACGAACCACAGCGTTGCAGGGATTGCCGAAACGCAAGGAAGGCCCAGCGAGCGCAGGGCGGCACCGGTGGCGGTGGCGGACCCCGCGAGATGTTCGAGGCGGTGTGCGCCTCGTGCGGAATCAATACGACCGTACCATTTAAGCCACGAGGTGATCGTCCGGTCTATTGCCGCACCTGCTACACGGCGAACGCGCCGCAGCCCGTAAGGGCCTAACATCCGACGTTCCCGTCGCTTGGGACGGGGATGGAATTGAGTTCATCGATCAACGCGCGCTTCCGCGCGAGTTCGTCGTGCTCAAAGCGCGCAACGTCGATGAAGTCGTCGATGCGATAGCGACGCTTGGCGTCCGCGGCGCACCGGCGATTGGCGTCTTTGGTGCGTACGGCTGCGCGCTTGCGGCGCAAGAGCACAACGGGACCGAGCTGGAGCGGGCCTTCGCCCGTATCCGCGATGCGCGCCCGACTGCAGTCAATCTCGCGTGGGCGGTCGATCGCGTGCGTGCCCGCGCTGACGGTGACTATCTGGCCGAGGCGCGCGTGATTCACGAGGAGCAAATCGAGATCGACCGGCTCATCGGCGAATCGGCGATCGAGCTGTTCCCGAGCAGCGGCAACATACTGACGCACTGCAATACCGGGCCGCTCGCGACAGCCGGAGGCGGAACGGCGCTCGGCGCCATCGTCGCCGCCTATCGCAGCGGAAAGTCGATTGCGGTCTTCGCCTGCGAAACGCGGCCGCTGCTGCAAGGCGCGCGTTTGACGATGTACGAGCTTGGCCAAGCCGGCGTTCCGGCGACCTTGATCGTCGACGGGGCGGCCGCGATTACGATGCAACAGAAAGATATTCAGCTCGTCATCGTCGGCGCGGACCGTATCGCGCGCAACGGCGACGTCGCGAACAAGATCGGCACGTACGCGCATGCGATTGCGGCTGCACATCACGGCATTCCCTTCTACGTCGCGGCACCGCGCTCGACGTTCGATTTCTCACTCGCATCCGGCGACGCAATTCCGATCGAGGAACGCCGCGCCGAAGAAGTGCGCATCTCCGAGGCCGACAAAGTCTACAATCCCGCCTTCGACGTCACGCCGGGCCGATTAGTCACAGCGTTCATCACGGAGTACGGCGTCATCCGGCCACCGTATTTCGATAGCATCACGGATATTGAAACGCGCCCGAACTTCTTGGCGGCGAGGCGCCATTAAGTACTACGAATTCGTCGACCGCTCTCCGAAGGTCGGGACGCTGGTCGTCGTCGACGGAAACGAACGGCTTTTCGCCGAGCGTGCGATCAACGCGATCGTCGACAAGCTGCTTCCGGGTGCCGAACGCGATCTGAATCTTGAAACGTTTACCCCGGAAACGTTCGATAGCGGACGACTCGAAGGCGCCGTGCAGGGCATGCCGTTTCTGGCCGAACGCCGCGTCGTCGTGGCACGCGATCTCGGCGCACTGCGTGTTGCAGACCGTCGCGTCGTTTGGGATATCGCGCAGAAGGTCCCCGAAGGCAATACGCTTTTGCTCGAAGATCTCGATGTCGTGCGGCGTGGCGCAAAACCCGAAAGCTTTGCAACGCTTGCGGGTCGCCACGCATTGCGCATCGATACGACCCCAAACGGCGACGCGCGCGTCCGCTTTATCGAGGAGACGCTCGAAGAACTCAAGATGACCGCCGAGCCGCGCGTCGTCGCAACGCTGGCGGCAAGCGAAGCCGACCTCGGCTCGGTGCGCACCGATCTCGAAAAACTTGCGCTTCTCGGCTCGAAGATCACTTTCGCGCAGCTCGAAGCCGAGACGCTCACGACCGTCGAACCGAAAGCCTGGCAGTACGCGGCCGCACTCGTCGAAGGTCGCGCTCGCGAAGCGCTTGCGATTGCGGTCGAACTCTTCGAGCGCGACTCACGCGGCGCCGCAATTCCATTGCTTGGCGCGCTTGCCGCCGAGTACGATTTGATTTGGCAAGTCGTTCGCGGTGCGGAATTGGAACCGCGCGTCCGATGGCGGGCCGGGAAGCTGGCGCCGCTTGCACGGCGCTTGGGCGAACGGCGCGCACGGCGCGGATTCGATCTTGCGGTGCGCGGGTTCGAAATGATCGTGACGGGACAAGCGGATGATCCACGCACGGTCGTCGAACTGGTCACCGCGGAAGCCGCAAAACTGTGAATCACGAATCATACACCTCACCGTTCGCATGGCGCTATGGACGCGAAGAGCTGCGCAAACTCTTTGGCGAGCGCGAACGGCGCCGGCTCTGGCGCGCAGTGTGGGTGGCGCTCGCGGAGTCGCAGATGCGAAGCGGGCTCGTGACGGAAGAAGAGCTGGCCGACATCAAAGCGCACGCAAACGATATCGACATCGATGCGGCGCTCGCGATCGAGCGCGAAATCGGCCACGATCTGATGGCCGAAATCCGCGTCTTCTCATCGCAGGCGACGGTCGGTGGCGGCAAGATTCACTTGGGCGCAACGTCGATGGACGTCGAGGACACCGTCGAGATGTTCCGAGTGCGCAAAGCGCTGGACGTCATCCTGCCGTCGATCGATCAGCTCTTGCTCGTCTTCGCCGAATCGATCGCGCGCTGGTCGCGGCTCGTCTGCATGGGATACACTCACGTGCAGCCGGCCGAACCGACGACCGTCGGATATCGGTTGGCGCTCTATGCGCAAGACGTACTCCTCGATCGTGCCCACCTGCACTTCGTTTGTGACAATCTCACGGCCAAGGGCATTCGTGGCGCCGTTGGGACGTCGGCCGCATATGCCGACTTGCTTGCCGGCGGCACGCGTACAGCGCGGCAACAAGAAGAAGAAGTCCTAAGCGCGTTCAATCTGCGGGCCGGCGAAGTCAGCTCGCAAACGTATCCGCGCAAGCTCGACTATTTACTACTCTCCGCGCTGGCCGGCCTGGGCGCATCGCTTTCGAAATTTGCGCTCGACGTGCGCATCCTCTCGTCACCCGCGATCGGCGAGATGTTCGAACCGTTCGGCGAACGCCAGGTCGGCAGCTCGGCGATGCCGTTCAAACGCAATCCGATTCTCTCCGAGCGGATCGGTTCGCTCGCACGGCTGCTGCCGGCCTACGCCGACGTGGCGTTCGCGAATGCGGCAACGAACATGCTCGAACGAACGCTCGACGACAGCGCGAACCGTCGCACGATTCTGCCGGAGGCGCTGCTCTGCACCGACGAGATCGTCGGCCTCGCAATCCGGGTCGCGCGTGGTCTGCGCCTCGACGAAGGTCGCATCTCGCAGAATCTGCGGACGTTCGGCCCCTTCGCCGGAACCGAAACGGTGATGATGATTGCGGCCAAGGCCGGTGCGAACCGCCAAGACCTGCACGAAGTAATCCGGCGCGCGTCGATGCAGGCGTGGGAGGCAATCGCGCGCGGCGAGGTCAACCCGTTGGCACGCAACCTCGCCGATGACGAGTCTATTTCGCAGTATGTCGACCCTGCGGAGATTCGTTCGCGGCTCGACCCCAGCACACACGTCGGAGACGCAGCGGAGCGGGCCGAAAACCTCGCAAAACAAATTGTGGAGACGATAGCAACACCGTGAACAAAGGGCTGGAGATCACCCGCGGCAAGACCAAGGCGCTCTTCGAGTCGCCCGAGCAGCCGGACGTCGCGATCATGAAAAGCATGGACAGCATCACGGCCGGTGACGGCGCGCGGCGCAACGTGATCGAAGGCAAGGGCCGCTTGGCTTCACAGACGACGGCCCGCGTGTTCCGCTTGCTGAACTTGTGCGGTTTCCCGACGCACTATATCTCCGGCGGAGAGGACGACGACGAGAATGAGATTCTCGTGCGGCGTTGTCAGATGATTCCGCTCGAAGTCGTCGTGCGCGGCGTCGCCGCCGGCTCGTATGTGAAGCGCAAAGGGATGGCGCGCGGGACACTGCTCTTGCCGCGCGTCCTCGAGTTCTTCATTAAAGACGATGCGAACCACGATCCACTGATCGAGCCTGAAGAGATTGTCGCCCGCGGCGTCGCGGCTCCGGGTGAGATTGCTGCAATGGGCGAGATCGCACGCATGGTCTTCGAGGTGCTAGCGCACGCATGGCGCCGCCGCGACGTACTCTTGATCGACCTCAAGATCGAGTTCGGACGATTGCTGAGCGGCGAAGGAAAAGGCTCGCTCGTGATCGCGGACGTCGTCGACAACGATGCGTGGCGCATTTGGCCGCAAGGCCGCGAAGAGATGATGCTCGACAAGCAGATGTACCGGAATCTGCAGGCCGTTACGCCCGAAGCGCTGGATCAGGTTCGCACCGCGTACGAGAAAGTCGCCGATATCGTCGGCTCGTTCCCGCAAATGCGGACCGGAATGGTCGCGCTATTCGCCGAGGATCAACGTCATCTGGACGCTGCCGGCGACGTGATGCGTCACGTTCAAGGCTACGGACTTCCGCTGGGACGTCACGTTGCTTCGAGCGCCGTCACGCCGCAGTATGTCGTGCAAATCGTGCAGCAACTGGATGCGACGTTCGCGCGACTGGTCTACGTGAGCAACGGACCTCCGGGACTGAATGCGATGATGAACGGCGCGACGACGAATCTCGTCGTCGATGCGACGAACCAATCGCCGGATGTCGTAGCGCAGAGCGTCGCTAAAGCCTTTGCGCTTGACGATACGGTGCTCTTTGGTCGCGTGATGCTCACGCAAGCCAATATGCGTTCGGCGTTGCTGCAGCTCGATGCGCAGCTCAACCAACCGCAGGCGACGCCTCCGGGCGCTGCGATTGCTTGACGTAAACGATCACGCCCTGCCCCTGGCGCTCTCGCCGGATGAACGCGAGCGCGTCAAACGCGGTCTAGGCCGCGAGCCTAGCGTCGTCGAGTGGTTCGCATTCGATGCGCAATGGAGCGAGCATTGCTCGTATAAGTCGAGCCGTCCGTTCTTGCGCCGTTTGCCGACAAGCGGGGACGCGGTCATCATCGGTCCCGGTGAGGATGCGGGCGTCGTCCGTCTGGGAGAGCACGAAGGCAAAACGTACGCCGTCGTCGTCGCGCATGAATCGCACAATCATCCTTCGCAAGTCGTCCCGTTCGAGGGCGCGGCGACGGGAATCGGGGGGATCGTCCGTGACGTGCTGTGTATGGGTGCGCAGCTGATCGGCGTCGCCGACCCGCTGCGTTTCGGCACGAGCAAAGAATCGCGCGCGATCGCGCAAGGCGTCGTCGACGGCGTTGCATCCTACGGCAATGCGATCGGGATTCCGAACGTTGGCGGTGACGTTTACTTCGACAATCGCTTTGATGACAACGTGCTCGTCAACGTCGTGGCGCTCGGGATCGTTGAGGAGAGCGCAATTATCCATTCAAGCGCGCCGCGCGAGAGTATTGGTTGGGACATCGTCCTGGTCGGAAAAGCAACGGATCGCAGCGGCTTCGGCGGTGCATCGTTTAGCTCGTTGCAGCTTGACGCTGCTGATGCGGAAGCCAACAAGGGCGCCGTGCAAGTACCGGACGCGTTTCTCAAGAGCGTCTTGATGCGCGCGAGCTATCGCGTCTTTGAGGTGCTGCGGGAAGAAGGGCTCGAGGTAGCATTCAAAGATCTTGGCGCGGGCGGCGTGATGGGCTGCAGCGCAGAGATTGTTGCGTCCGGTGGACTCGGTGCGCGCATCGAGCTCGACAAGGTTCCGCTCGCGGAGTCAAATCTGCCGCCGGCGGTTATTACGGTGGGTGAGACGCAGGAGCGCATGTGTTGGGTCGTTCCCCCGTCGTTCACGCCGCGCTTGCTCGCGATCTATAACGAAGAGTTCGATCTGCCCGGGGTCGCACGCGGTGCGCAAGCCGCGCGAATTGGCACGGTCACGCAAGAAAAACGTTACGTCGCGACCTATGGCGGTGAGACTGTCATGGACGTCGACATCGAGTTTCTCACTGGCGGCATCTTGCACGATCGCCCTTTCGAGCTGCCACAGGCGCCAAAGGGGAACGCGGTCGTTCGGGATGTCGATCTCGCCGAAGCGTTACCGCGGATTCTTGCGGATCATGACGTGTGTTCGCGCTCGCCGATCTTCGAACGCTACGACGGCGTCGTTCGCGGCACGACGGCAATTCCGCGCGGTTACGCCGATGCCGGCGTCGTCGTTCCCGTCCCCGGCGCGCCACTCGGTGTCGCGCTCGGTTTAGGCGGCAATCCCCGCTACGGCGCGCTCGATCCGAAACGTGCGGCGGGCCAAGCCGTCGTCGAAAGCGCTCGCAACGTCGCAGCGGTCGGCGCGCGTCCGGTTGCGCTCACGGATTGCTTGAATTTCGGCGACGCCGACGATCCACATCAGTTCGGTGAGTTCGTTGCGGCTATTGAGGGTCTCGCGCAAGCAGCAACGGCGCTGGACCTCCCATTCATTTCCGGCAATGTCAGCCTCTACAACACGAGCGCGAACGGAAAGGCGGTTCCCGCATCGCCGATCGTCGCGTGCATCGGCGCGATCGCGGACATCTCGAAGATCGCTTCGCCGGCGCTTAAAGCCAAAGGCTCGTCCTTATATTTGCTCGGTCCGCGTCAGGACGCGCTTGGTGCTTCGATCGTTTCGCGCATCGTCGGCGGCGATCTCGAACCGATGCCGGAACTCGATTTCGACGAAGCGCATCGCGAAATTGCGCTGTTGCTCGATGCCTACGCGAAGCGCGTTATTCTAGGTGCCCACGACATCTCGGATGGGGGTCTCGCGGTGGTGGTATGTGAGATGGCGTTCGGAGCACGCCGGCGCGGGTTAGGTGCGCGCATCGACGCGTCTGACCTATGGGCCAAAGAAATTGGAACCGCGGGTGCATGGTTCGGTGAGACGGGCGGATTCGTCGTAGAGGTCGCCGATGTTGCGGCTTGGGGGAAGCTCGCGCGTGCGCACGATCTTAGGCCGGCTCGTATCGGCGAAGTCACCGATGACTCGCGCATCCATCTCGGAGAGACGTCGTTCGATGCCATGACGCTGTTCGAAGTCTGGGCTGCACCGCTGCGCGGCTTCTACGATGCCTCGGAGGAGGCGCCGTGAAGCCGAAGGTCGTCGTCTA of the Candidatus Baltobacteraceae bacterium genome contains:
- a CDS encoding DUF427 domain-containing protein; this encodes MKAIWNGKVVAESNDTVEVEGNQYFPRTSVKSDYLKESPTHTTCPWKGVASYYTLDVDGKQNEDAVWYYPTPKDEAKMVTDRVAFWRGVEVVP
- the ribD gene encoding bifunctional diaminohydroxyphosphoribosylaminopyrimidine deaminase/5-amino-6-(5-phosphoribosylamino)uracil reductase RibD, which translates into the protein MARRRGCAVAFNPYLARACELAQRGLGSTSPNPPVGAVIVRDGMTLGEGYHHVRGAPHAEVEALAAARAAGCDVRGATLYVSLEPCNHQGATPPCTDAIVAAGIARVTIGAADPNPKTNRAGIERLRASGIDVALVEDTWSRELIEQFRVSIRSPRPYVTLKMAASLDGYVAPKAGSHWLTGPQARERVRELRFWHDAVMVGAGTARVDDPQLTVRPPHARMHPYVRVIVCEEHAIPSSSRVFLGEQGYTRTILLAPSGARNEFGELESRAECIFVGPKNAGRLDIGEGLVALKAAGISSVLCEGGPTFAALLLAGGFVDRLVWLVAPVFLRNPQAVPALAGDVAGKLDDWRFESVERCGDDLLLTAKLSPDV
- a CDS encoding riboflavin synthase — encoded protein: MFSGLIGFRGTVVANEDRHGGRHLVISAPEAIADGIEPKDSVAINGVCLTATSVGKERIAFDIVPETVGRTTLSTLHEGDRVNVELSLKMGDRLGGHFVYGHVDAVAQILERRPEGQGERIVIATPPSLARYIIEKGYVAIDGVSLTIAAVDQNRFEIALIPETAARTTLGSRPAGKHVNVEVDPIARYALGEAPLPSLTG
- a CDS encoding bifunctional 3,4-dihydroxy-2-butanone-4-phosphate synthase/GTP cyclohydrolase II, translated to MGQRFAEDLNEAMKAAGLTAAELAERSGLTEAAISLLRAGRRSPTLDSARRLSSVLPALAERLRSDMDTPNPFDAIESAIADVRAGKMVVVLDDEDRENEGDLVMAAQLVTADAINFMRKEGGGLICVPMLGERLDELHIPPMVRENSSLHETAFSVSVEARGRTTTGISAQDRAATIQALLDPTSRSTDFLRPGHTFPLRARDGGVLVRVGQTEAAVDLARLANLYPAGVICEIMDDDGTMMRLPALKEFAKKHQLKLITVKDLIAYRMRTEKLVERIAEFDLPTPFGVFRGYAYESKIDGIAHVALVMGDVGDGKDILVRVHSECLTGDALHSIRCDCGAQRDAALEKIAKAKRGVFLYLHQEGRGIGLANKLRAYALQDGGADTVEANLALGLPVDKRDYGIGSQILNDLGVREMKLLTNNPKKIAGLEGYGLRILEWIPLMTEPTEFNARYLDTKREKMGHVFTA
- the ribH gene encoding 6,7-dimethyl-8-ribityllumazine synthase, which encodes MKIEERNTKSLPQISGKRIALLVARFYDDLAAQLEGGAQRALAACGVDATDVVTYDLPGCFEIPLAAKLAFERGFDACVALGVVIRGETPHFDYVAGECARGIMDAQLAAGKPIGFGILTTNTREQAEERADPERGDKGFEAAVAAATLLALPAA
- the mtnA gene encoding S-methyl-5-thioribose-1-phosphate isomerase; protein product: MPHLLHGERAAARKGLTSDVPVAWDGDGIEFIDQRALPREFVVLKARNVDEVVDAIATLGVRGAPAIGVFGAYGCALAAQEHNGTELERAFARIRDARPTAVNLAWAVDRVRARADGDYLAEARVIHEEQIEIDRLIGESAIELFPSSGNILTHCNTGPLATAGGGTALGAIVAAYRSGKSIAVFACETRPLLQGARLTMYELGQAGVPATLIVDGAAAITMQQKDIQLVIVGADRIARNGDVANKIGTYAHAIAAAHHGIPFYVAAPRSTFDFSLASGDAIPIEERRAEEVRISEADKVYNPAFDVTPGRLVTAFITEYGVIRPPYFDSITDIETRPNFLAARRH
- the purB gene encoding adenylosuccinate lyase, which encodes MNHESYTSPFAWRYGREELRKLFGERERRRLWRAVWVALAESQMRSGLVTEEELADIKAHANDIDIDAALAIEREIGHDLMAEIRVFSSQATVGGGKIHLGATSMDVEDTVEMFRVRKALDVILPSIDQLLLVFAESIARWSRLVCMGYTHVQPAEPTTVGYRLALYAQDVLLDRAHLHFVCDNLTAKGIRGAVGTSAAYADLLAGGTRTARQQEEEVLSAFNLRAGEVSSQTYPRKLDYLLLSALAGLGASLSKFALDVRILSSPAIGEMFEPFGERQVGSSAMPFKRNPILSERIGSLARLLPAYADVAFANAATNMLERTLDDSANRRTILPEALLCTDEIVGLAIRVARGLRLDEGRISQNLRTFGPFAGTETVMMIAAKAGANRQDLHEVIRRASMQAWEAIARGEVNPLARNLADDESISQYVDPAEIRSRLDPSTHVGDAAERAENLAKQIVETIATP
- a CDS encoding phosphoribosylaminoimidazolesuccinocarboxamide synthase, which produces MNKGLEITRGKTKALFESPEQPDVAIMKSMDSITAGDGARRNVIEGKGRLASQTTARVFRLLNLCGFPTHYISGGEDDDENEILVRRCQMIPLEVVVRGVAAGSYVKRKGMARGTLLLPRVLEFFIKDDANHDPLIEPEEIVARGVAAPGEIAAMGEIARMVFEVLAHAWRRRDVLLIDLKIEFGRLLSGEGKGSLVIADVVDNDAWRIWPQGREEMMLDKQMYRNLQAVTPEALDQVRTAYEKVADIVGSFPQMRTGMVALFAEDQRHLDAAGDVMRHVQGYGLPLGRHVASSAVTPQYVVQIVQQLDATFARLVYVSNGPPGLNAMMNGATTNLVVDATNQSPDVVAQSVAKAFALDDTVLFGRVMLTQANMRSALLQLDAQLNQPQATPPGAAIA